A window of Pseudomonas monteilii contains these coding sequences:
- a CDS encoding cobalt-precorrin-6A reductase (CobK/CbiJ; there are 2 pathways for cobalamin (vitamin B12) production, one aerobic (ex. P. denitrificans), the other anaerobic (ex. S. typhimurium); the CobK/CbiJ perform similar reactions in both; the anaerobic pathway includes the use of a chelated cobalt ion in order for ring contraction to occur; CobK thus converts precorrin 6 into dihydro-precorrin 6 while CbiJ converts cobalt-precorrin 6 into cobalt-deihydro-precorrin 6), whose amino-acid sequence MTPRLLLLGGVTEALALARRLGPEHIYSLAGVGRVPEDLPCQVRVGGYGGAEGLAAYLREARIDLLIDATHPYAAQISGNAARAAAAVGIPCWALRRPAWQAGPEDDWREVADWPALIDALTPFRRPLFTLGREPLRHLDEIPTHQFWTLRALEACPGNARCEVIGARGPFYLEDERALFARGQFDVLVSKNSGSGATEPKLEVARERGVPVLVLARPCLPAVDRAFFDVETLAEALGIA is encoded by the coding sequence ATGACGCCGCGCCTGCTGCTGCTCGGTGGCGTCACCGAGGCCCTGGCCCTGGCCCGCCGCCTGGGACCCGAGCACATTTACAGCCTGGCCGGGGTCGGCCGGGTGCCGGAGGACCTGCCGTGCCAGGTACGTGTGGGCGGCTATGGCGGCGCCGAGGGGCTGGCCGCCTACCTGCGCGAGGCGCGTATCGACCTGCTGATCGACGCCACGCACCCCTACGCCGCGCAGATCAGTGGCAACGCGGCACGCGCGGCGGCGGCCGTCGGTATCCCGTGCTGGGCGCTGCGTCGCCCGGCCTGGCAGGCAGGGCCCGAGGACGATTGGCGCGAGGTGGCCGACTGGCCGGCGCTGATCGACGCGCTGACGCCGTTCCGGCGACCGCTGTTCACCTTGGGGCGGGAGCCGTTGCGCCACCTGGACGAGATTCCGACGCACCAGTTCTGGACCCTGCGCGCGCTGGAGGCCTGCCCCGGCAATGCACGCTGCGAAGTGATCGGTGCCCGTGGGCCGTTTTACCTGGAAGACGAGCGCGCCTTGTTCGCGCGGGGGCAGTTCGACGTGCTGGTCAGCAAGAACAGCGGCAGCGGTGCCACCGAGCCCAAGCTCGAGGTGGCACGCGAGCGCGGGGTGCCGGTGCTGGTACTGGCCCGGCCCTGCCTGCCGGCGGTGGACCGGGCGTTCTTCGACGTCGAGACGTTGGCCGAGGCGCTGGGCATCGCCTAG
- a CDS encoding copper resistance protein CopZ, whose amino-acid sequence MLKHALFLAALLLPGAFANAHEYTQGDLHIAHPWSMQLPPNAPSVAAYFVVHNNATTDDRLLGVDSPITDDAQLHAHVQTDDGLMRMQPVPSVVVPAGKDLTFAPGAYHVMLMQPKDRALLSDGQRFPLTLHFEKAGDVTVQVLVQREPPKAATGQPHAH is encoded by the coding sequence ATGCTCAAGCACGCCCTGTTCCTGGCCGCCCTGCTGCTGCCCGGTGCCTTCGCCAACGCCCACGAATACACCCAGGGCGACCTGCACATCGCCCACCCCTGGTCGATGCAACTGCCGCCCAATGCGCCCAGCGTGGCGGCCTACTTCGTCGTGCACAACAACGCCACGACGGACGACCGCCTGCTGGGCGTGGACAGCCCGATCACCGACGACGCGCAGCTGCATGCGCATGTCCAGACCGACGATGGCCTGATGCGCATGCAACCGGTGCCGAGCGTCGTGGTGCCAGCCGGCAAGGACCTGACCTTCGCGCCGGGTGCCTACCACGTCATGCTCATGCAGCCGAAGGATCGTGCCCTGCTGAGCGACGGCCAGCGCTTCCCGCTGACCCTGCACTTCGAAAAGGCCGGTGACGTCACCGTCCAGGTGCTGGTGCAACGCGAGCCGCCCAAGGCCGCCACTGGACAGCCGCACGCCCACTGA
- a CDS encoding TonB-dependent receptor — protein sequence MTGCTYLSARPLRAPLTLLCGSLLTPFALAAGPEPVATLRGSDELSPTVITAVAPSSPLTVVTDPRAPRQPVPASDGADYLKTIPGFSAIRSGGTNGDPVLRGLFGSRLNILTNGGLMLGACPNRMDAPTSYISPQTYDRLTVIKGPQSVIWGPGGSAGTVLFERDPERFGELGSRVDASLLVGSNGRLDRRLDAAAGNQQAYARFVGNRSRAGDYEDGHGDDVPSRWDKWNGDATLGWTPDADTLLELTAGRGDGEARYAGRGMDGSQFKRESLGLRFERSNLGEVLDSVEAQVWYNYADHVMDNYSLRRPSGSGMMGRPMVSNVDRRSLGARLKATWHWDDLQLIGGLDAQRNEHRKRGGMGVDAHRGQAWTQDADFHNYGAFAELTWHATDTDRLVSGARLDRASARDFRQADASSTRERAETLPSGFVRLEHDLAALPATAYIGLGHAQRFPDYWELFSPGVGPVGSRDAFEGIAPEKTTQLDLGLSYKDERLEAWASAYAGQIRDYILFDYRAGMTGAARSRASNVDARVMGGELGVAYTLLEHWKADATLAYAWGKNSSDGRALPQMPPLDSRFGLTYARDDWSAGALLRLVAPQRRIAEGQGNVVGKDYRDSAGFGVFSLNGAYRVSKQVKLSAGVDNLFDKAYAEHLNLAGNAGFGYPASDPTPVNEPGRTLWTQVDLSF from the coding sequence ATGACCGGTTGCACGTACCTTTCTGCGCGCCCGTTGCGCGCACCCCTGACGCTGCTCTGCGGCTCGCTGCTCACCCCCTTCGCCCTGGCGGCAGGCCCGGAGCCCGTTGCCACCCTGCGTGGCAGTGACGAACTCAGCCCCACGGTCATCACCGCCGTCGCGCCCAGCTCGCCCCTGACCGTGGTCACCGACCCCAGGGCGCCACGCCAGCCCGTGCCGGCCAGCGACGGTGCCGACTACCTCAAGACCATCCCGGGGTTCTCGGCCATCCGCTCGGGTGGCACCAATGGCGATCCGGTGCTGCGCGGCCTGTTCGGCTCGCGCCTGAACATCCTCACCAATGGCGGCCTGATGCTCGGCGCCTGCCCCAATCGCATGGATGCGCCCACCTCATACATTTCGCCGCAGACCTACGACCGGCTGACGGTCATCAAAGGCCCGCAAAGCGTCATCTGGGGCCCAGGCGGCTCGGCGGGCACCGTGCTGTTCGAGCGCGACCCGGAGCGCTTCGGCGAACTGGGCAGCCGGGTCGACGCAAGTCTTCTGGTCGGCTCCAACGGCCGCCTCGACAGACGTCTCGATGCCGCCGCGGGCAACCAGCAGGCCTACGCGCGCTTCGTCGGCAACCGGTCGCGGGCCGGCGACTACGAGGACGGCCATGGCGACGACGTACCGTCGCGCTGGGACAAATGGAACGGCGATGCGACCCTGGGCTGGACCCCGGACGCCGACACCCTGCTGGAGCTGACCGCAGGCCGGGGCGACGGCGAAGCCCGCTACGCCGGGCGCGGCATGGACGGCTCACAGTTCAAGCGCGAAAGCCTGGGCCTGCGCTTCGAACGTTCCAACCTGGGCGAGGTGCTCGACTCGGTCGAGGCGCAGGTCTGGTACAACTACGCCGACCACGTCATGGACAACTACAGCCTGCGGCGCCCGTCGGGCAGCGGCATGATGGGCCGGCCGATGGTCAGCAACGTCGACCGCCGTTCCCTGGGCGCACGGCTCAAGGCCACCTGGCACTGGGACGACCTGCAATTGATCGGCGGACTCGATGCCCAGCGCAACGAACACCGCAAACGGGGCGGGATGGGCGTGGATGCCCACCGTGGCCAGGCCTGGACCCAGGACGCCGACTTCCACAACTATGGCGCTTTCGCCGAGTTGACCTGGCACGCCACCGACACCGATCGCCTGGTCAGCGGCGCCCGCCTGGATCGGGCCAGCGCCCGCGACTTCCGCCAGGCGGACGCCAGCAGCACCCGCGAACGCGCCGAGACCTTGCCCAGCGGGTTCGTGCGCCTGGAACACGACCTCGCCGCGCTGCCCGCTACCGCCTATATCGGCCTGGGCCATGCCCAGCGCTTCCCCGATTACTGGGAGCTGTTCTCGCCAGGCGTCGGCCCGGTAGGTTCGCGGGACGCCTTCGAGGGTATCGCCCCGGAGAAGACCACCCAGCTCGACCTGGGCCTGAGCTACAAGGACGAGCGCCTGGAAGCCTGGGCGTCGGCCTATGCCGGGCAGATCCGCGACTACATCCTGTTCGACTACCGGGCCGGCATGACCGGTGCGGCCCGCTCGCGCGCCAGCAACGTCGATGCGCGGGTGATGGGCGGTGAGCTGGGCGTGGCCTACACGCTGCTCGAGCACTGGAAGGCCGACGCCACGCTGGCCTATGCCTGGGGCAAGAACAGCAGCGACGGTCGCGCCCTGCCGCAGATGCCGCCGCTGGACAGCCGGTTCGGCCTGACCTATGCCCGCGATGACTGGAGTGCCGGTGCCCTGCTGCGCCTAGTGGCGCCTCAGCGTCGCATCGCCGAGGGCCAGGGCAACGTGGTGGGCAAGGACTACCGCGACAGCGCCGGATTTGGCGTGTTTTCG